From one Simplicispira suum genomic stretch:
- a CDS encoding alpha/beta fold hydrolase, whose translation MKTETLRVDADTTLALRIYEPEGAVHASVVIGAAMGVRQDFYAAFAGWLAEQGFRVTTFDYRGHGDSLRGPMRAVRADLLDWVRDYEAVIACAKAAQPAQPLFLIGHSLGAQLPGLMRDTSAIDGMLGVAAGSGYWRDNAPRLRRVVHFFWWVLVPVATWLCGYFPGRRLRAIGDLPKGVIFQWRRWCLNPRYGMGAEGEKAQQSYAAVRFPMVAYSLADDELMTLQGIERLTGFYVQAPSRVETIAPHEVHAKRIGHFGFFRTAFQASLWPRAAAVLAAFGSAKVTGTTN comes from the coding sequence GTGAAAACTGAAACTCTGCGAGTGGATGCAGACACCACGCTGGCCCTGCGGATCTACGAGCCAGAAGGGGCAGTGCACGCCAGCGTCGTCATTGGCGCGGCGATGGGTGTGCGGCAGGATTTTTATGCGGCGTTTGCCGGCTGGCTGGCCGAGCAGGGGTTTCGGGTCACCACCTTTGATTACCGGGGGCATGGCGATTCGCTGCGCGGGCCGATGCGGGCGGTGCGGGCCGATTTGCTTGACTGGGTTCGGGACTACGAAGCCGTCATTGCTTGCGCCAAGGCGGCGCAGCCGGCGCAGCCTTTGTTCCTCATTGGCCATAGTCTGGGCGCGCAGTTGCCGGGGCTGATGCGAGACACCAGCGCCATCGACGGCATGCTGGGCGTGGCGGCGGGCAGCGGGTACTGGCGCGACAACGCGCCGCGCTTGCGCCGCGTGGTGCACTTCTTTTGGTGGGTGCTGGTGCCTGTGGCTACCTGGCTGTGCGGCTACTTTCCCGGCCGGCGGTTGCGTGCGATTGGCGATTTGCCCAAAGGCGTGATTTTTCAGTGGCGCCGCTGGTGCCTGAACCCGCGCTACGGCATGGGCGCCGAAGGCGAAAAGGCCCAGCAAAGCTACGCGGCCGTGCGCTTTCCCATGGTCGCTTATTCGCTGGCCGACGACGAACTGATGACGCTGCAAGGCATTGAGCGCCTGACGGGGTTTTATGTCCAGGCGCCGTCGCGGGTGGAAACCATTGCTCCGCATGAGGTGCACGCAAAGCGCATTGGACATTTCGGGTTCTTTCGCACGGCGTTCCAGGCCAGCCTGTGGCCGCGTGCTGCAGCCGTGCTGGCGGCTTTTGGCTCCGCCAAAGTCACCGGCACGACGAACTAA
- a CDS encoding acetyl-CoA C-acyltransferase, protein MKQVQDAYIVAATRMPIGRSGRGYFKNTRPDDLLVAAIRSAMLQVPTLDPKAIEDSIIGCSFPEGEQGMNMARIAMGLAFDHPVGGITVNRFCASGVSAIQMAADRIRVGEADVLIAGGAESMSMVPMGGNKPSFNPEVFARDENVGIAYGMGLTAEKVAQQWKVSREDQDAFALESHLRAVKAQQAGEFTDEITPFEITERTPDLATGEVTTRKRTVSLDEGPRPDTTLEALAKLRPVFAARGSVTAGNSSQTSDGAGALILASEKAVKQFGLTPLARFVSFAARGVPPEIMGIGPIEAIPAALRYAGLKHEDIGWYELNEAFAAQSLAVMRTLGLNPATVNPMGGAIALGHPLGATGAIRAATVVHALKRHKLKYGMVTMCVGTGQGAAGIFEAV, encoded by the coding sequence ATGAAACAAGTTCAAGACGCCTACATCGTTGCCGCCACGCGCATGCCCATTGGCCGCTCGGGCCGAGGCTACTTCAAGAACACCCGCCCCGACGACCTGCTGGTGGCCGCCATTCGCAGCGCCATGCTCCAAGTGCCCACGTTGGACCCCAAGGCCATTGAAGACTCCATCATTGGCTGCTCGTTCCCCGAGGGCGAGCAGGGCATGAACATGGCCCGCATTGCCATGGGCCTGGCCTTTGACCACCCCGTGGGCGGCATCACGGTCAATCGCTTCTGCGCCTCGGGCGTGAGCGCCATCCAGATGGCGGCCGACCGCATCCGTGTGGGCGAAGCCGACGTGCTGATTGCCGGTGGCGCCGAGTCCATGAGCATGGTGCCCATGGGCGGCAACAAGCCCTCCTTCAACCCCGAAGTGTTTGCCCGGGACGAGAACGTCGGCATCGCCTATGGCATGGGCCTGACGGCCGAGAAAGTGGCCCAGCAGTGGAAGGTCTCGCGCGAAGACCAGGACGCCTTTGCGCTGGAATCGCACCTGCGCGCGGTCAAGGCCCAGCAGGCCGGCGAGTTCACCGACGAAATCACGCCCTTTGAAATCACCGAGCGCACGCCCGACCTGGCCACTGGCGAAGTGACCACCAGGAAGCGCACCGTGAGCCTGGACGAAGGCCCGCGCCCGGACACCACGCTCGAAGCCCTGGCCAAATTGCGGCCCGTGTTTGCTGCCCGTGGCAGCGTCACGGCCGGCAACAGCTCGCAGACCAGCGACGGCGCAGGCGCCTTGATTCTGGCCAGCGAAAAGGCGGTCAAGCAGTTTGGCCTGACGCCGCTGGCCCGCTTTGTCAGCTTTGCTGCGCGCGGCGTGCCGCCCGAAATCATGGGCATCGGCCCGATTGAGGCGATTCCGGCCGCGCTGCGCTACGCGGGGCTCAAGCACGAAGACATTGGCTGGTACGAGTTGAACGAAGCCTTTGCTGCGCAGTCGCTCGCTGTGATGCGCACGCTGGGGCTGAACCCGGCCACGGTGAACCCCATGGGCGGTGCGATTGCGTTGGGGCACCCGCTGGGCGCGACCGGCGCGATTCGTGCGGCGACGGTGGTGCATGCGCTCAAGCGCCACAAGCTCAAGTACGGGATGGTGACCATGTGTGTAGGAACAGGCCAAGGCGCCGCCGGCATCTTCGAAGCGGTTTGA
- a CDS encoding crotonase/enoyl-CoA hydratase family protein encodes MTDLVSYAFADGVATLTMDDGKANAMNPAMQMALNAALDRAEADKAIVVLTGRPGVFSGGFDLSVFKAGNPQVTFQMLTGGAQLAQRLLSYPHPVVAACSGHAMAMGLFLLQCADVRIGLNAGATFQANEVLIGMTLPYFALEALRERVATPHLHLVGTGLAYSGADAVQAGLLDEAVAPESLAAAVQAQVDRLKKAHPASFTATKQRLRASVMGALPQAIESDKADWMRLGTAKA; translated from the coding sequence ATGACTGATTTGGTTTCCTACGCTTTTGCCGACGGTGTGGCCACGCTGACCATGGACGATGGCAAGGCCAACGCCATGAACCCCGCCATGCAGATGGCGCTGAATGCCGCCCTCGACCGCGCCGAGGCGGACAAGGCCATCGTGGTGCTGACCGGCCGGCCTGGTGTCTTTTCCGGCGGGTTTGACTTGTCGGTGTTCAAGGCCGGCAACCCGCAGGTGACTTTCCAGATGCTGACCGGCGGCGCGCAACTGGCCCAGCGGCTGCTGTCGTATCCGCACCCGGTGGTAGCGGCCTGCTCGGGCCATGCGATGGCGATGGGCCTGTTCCTGCTCCAGTGCGCGGACGTGCGCATCGGCCTGAATGCAGGCGCCACCTTCCAGGCCAACGAGGTGCTGATCGGCATGACGCTGCCGTACTTCGCGCTGGAAGCGCTGCGCGAACGGGTGGCTACGCCGCACCTGCACCTGGTGGGCACCGGCCTGGCGTATTCCGGAGCGGATGCTGTGCAGGCCGGTTTGCTCGACGAGGCGGTTGCGCCTGAATCCCTGGCGGCGGCCGTGCAAGCGCAGGTGGACCGCCTGAAGAAGGCGCACCCGGCCTCGTTCACGGCCACCAAGCAGCGCCTGCGCGCCAGCGTGATGGGCGCGTTGCCGCAGGCCATTGAAAGCGACAAGGCCGACTGGATGCGCCTTGGCACAGCCAAAGCCTGA
- a CDS encoding 3-hydroxyacyl-CoA dehydrogenase/enoyl-CoA hydratase family protein: MSRFIETRATARFQVKKVAVLGAGVMGAQIAAHLVNVKVPVVLFDLPAKEGPKNGIVTKAVEGLKKLKPSPLGVADDAGLIGQANYEEHLEQLRDCDLIIEAIAERMDWKLDLYKKIAPFVNPNAIVASNTSGLSITKLSEALPEAIKPRFCGIHFFNPPRYMTLVELINTPTTAPEVLDQLEAFVTSGLGKGVVRAHDTPNFVANRVGIAGMLATMKEVENFDLTFDVVDDLTGKKLGRASSGTFRTADVVGLDTMTHVIKTLQDNLSIETDPFYESFGTPAVLKKLLELGNLGQKTKAGFYKKVGRDVLRFDLDGEEYVPGGQKADEVYGRMLKKPAAERLKLLRNAEGPQGQFLWAILRNGFHYAAVHLATIAESARDVDQAMRWGFGMKQGPFELWQEAGWLEVAKMVQEDIDAGKALSKAPLPEWVFKGPVAEACGVHTVEGSWSASAGKFIPRRQLPVYERQLFPEALLGESLPDFKTAGKTLHEDDSIRLWTLDDEVVIASIKTKMHAISPDVAEGLAMAVDIAEKDFQAVVVWSGDEPFSAGADLQAMLPAFMIAGVSAVEGAEQELQNTMLRLRYAGVPVVSAIRGLALGGGCELAVHSARRVVHMESYIGLVEVGVGLVPGAGGLAYIARRAAENMAQSTSKDVLPFLTEGFSAAAMAKVGTSALESRKLGFLLDSDVIVPHKDELLFVALNEAKAMARGGWRAPHKRLFPVAGRSGIATIKAQLVNMRDGGFISAHDFHIASLIAGVVCGGDVDAGALVSEEYLMAMERKAFCSLIEHPKTQERILGMLNTGKPVRN; the protein is encoded by the coding sequence ATGTCCAGATTTATAGAAACTCGCGCTACGGCTCGTTTTCAAGTGAAGAAAGTCGCCGTGCTCGGCGCAGGCGTGATGGGTGCGCAGATTGCCGCGCACCTGGTCAACGTGAAGGTGCCGGTGGTGCTGTTTGACCTGCCGGCCAAGGAGGGCCCCAAGAACGGCATCGTCACCAAGGCGGTCGAAGGCCTGAAAAAGCTCAAGCCCTCGCCGCTGGGCGTGGCCGACGACGCCGGTTTGATTGGCCAGGCCAACTACGAAGAGCACCTGGAGCAGTTGCGCGATTGCGACCTCATCATCGAGGCCATCGCCGAGCGCATGGACTGGAAGCTCGACTTGTACAAAAAGATCGCGCCGTTCGTGAATCCGAACGCCATCGTGGCGTCCAACACCTCGGGCCTGTCGATCACCAAGCTCTCCGAGGCGCTGCCCGAGGCCATCAAGCCGCGCTTTTGCGGCATTCACTTCTTCAACCCGCCGCGCTACATGACGCTGGTGGAACTGATCAACACCCCCACCACCGCCCCCGAAGTGCTCGACCAGCTCGAAGCCTTTGTGACCAGCGGCCTGGGCAAGGGCGTGGTGCGTGCGCACGACACACCCAACTTCGTTGCCAACCGCGTCGGCATCGCCGGCATGCTGGCGACGATGAAGGAAGTCGAGAACTTCGACCTCACGTTTGACGTGGTCGACGACCTGACTGGCAAGAAGCTCGGCCGGGCATCGAGTGGCACCTTCCGCACCGCCGACGTGGTGGGTCTCGACACCATGACCCACGTCATCAAGACGCTGCAGGACAACCTGAGCATCGAGACCGACCCCTTCTACGAGAGCTTCGGCACCCCGGCCGTGCTCAAGAAGCTGCTGGAACTGGGCAATCTGGGCCAGAAGACCAAGGCTGGCTTCTACAAGAAGGTCGGCCGCGACGTGCTGCGCTTCGACCTGGACGGCGAAGAGTACGTACCCGGCGGCCAGAAGGCGGATGAGGTCTACGGCCGCATGCTGAAAAAGCCCGCTGCCGAGCGCCTCAAGTTGTTGCGCAATGCCGAAGGGCCGCAGGGCCAATTTCTGTGGGCCATTTTGCGCAACGGCTTCCACTACGCCGCGGTGCACCTGGCGACCATTGCTGAATCCGCCCGCGACGTGGACCAGGCCATGCGCTGGGGCTTTGGCATGAAGCAAGGCCCGTTCGAGCTGTGGCAGGAAGCCGGCTGGCTGGAAGTCGCGAAGATGGTGCAGGAAGACATCGATGCCGGCAAGGCGCTGTCCAAGGCGCCGCTGCCCGAGTGGGTGTTCAAGGGCCCGGTGGCAGAGGCCTGCGGTGTGCACACGGTCGAAGGCTCGTGGAGCGCCTCGGCGGGCAAGTTCATTCCCCGCCGCCAGTTGCCCGTGTACGAGCGCCAGCTGTTCCCCGAAGCCCTGCTGGGCGAATCGCTCCCCGACTTCAAGACTGCAGGCAAAACCCTGCACGAAGACGATTCCATTCGCCTGTGGACGCTGGACGACGAAGTCGTCATTGCCAGCATCAAAACCAAGATGCACGCCATCAGCCCCGACGTGGCCGAAGGCCTGGCGATGGCGGTGGACATCGCCGAGAAGGATTTCCAAGCCGTGGTGGTCTGGTCGGGCGACGAGCCCTTTAGCGCCGGCGCCGACCTGCAAGCCATGCTGCCCGCCTTCATGATTGCCGGCGTCAGCGCCGTCGAAGGCGCCGAGCAAGAGCTGCAAAACACCATGCTGCGCCTGCGCTACGCCGGTGTGCCGGTGGTCTCGGCCATCCGCGGCCTGGCACTGGGCGGGGGCTGCGAACTGGCCGTGCATTCGGCCCGCCGCGTGGTTCACATGGAAAGCTACATCGGCCTGGTGGAAGTGGGCGTGGGCCTGGTGCCCGGCGCTGGTGGCCTGGCCTACATCGCCCGCCGTGCCGCCGAAAACATGGCGCAGTCCACCTCCAAAGACGTGCTGCCCTTCCTGACCGAAGGCTTCTCCGCTGCGGCCATGGCCAAGGTGGGCACCAGCGCGCTGGAATCGCGCAAGCTGGGCTTCCTGCTGGACAGCGATGTCATCGTGCCGCACAAGGACGAGCTGCTGTTTGTGGCACTGAACGAGGCCAAGGCCATGGCCCGTGGCGGCTGGCGCGCACCGCACAAGCGGCTGTTCCCCGTAGCGGGCCGCAGTGGCATTGCCACCATCAAGGCGCAACTGGTGAACATGCGCGACGGCGGTTTCATCAGCGCGCACGATTTCCACATTGCCAGCCTGATTGCCGGCGTGGTGTGTGGTGGCGACGTCGATGCCGGCGCGCTGGTCAGCGAGGAGTACCTGATGGCCATGGAGCGCAAGGCCTTCTGCTCGCTGATTGAACACCCGAAAACGCAGGAGCGGATTCTGGGCATGCTCAATACCGGCAAGCCCGTCAGAAACTGA
- a CDS encoding DUF2147 domain-containing protein: MNKALAAISFVVFAAPALAQMTPEGLWRNIDDKTGEAKAEIRIKDNGAGALNGVLERRLAKDAKPEDLCKECSDDRKDKPLLGLEIIRGAKKAEGKDVWEGGKILDPENGRNYTLRMTPIEGGKKLEVRGSFGPFGRTQTWTRVQ; encoded by the coding sequence ATGAACAAAGCGTTAGCAGCTATTAGTTTTGTAGTATTTGCCGCCCCGGCTTTGGCCCAGATGACCCCCGAGGGCCTGTGGCGCAACATCGACGACAAAACCGGCGAGGCGAAAGCGGAAATCCGTATCAAGGACAACGGCGCGGGCGCCCTCAATGGTGTGCTGGAGAGGCGTCTGGCCAAGGATGCCAAGCCTGAAGACCTGTGCAAGGAATGCAGCGACGACCGCAAGGACAAGCCGCTGCTGGGCCTGGAGATCATTCGCGGTGCCAAGAAGGCCGAAGGCAAGGACGTGTGGGAAGGCGGCAAGATTCTCGACCCCGAGAACGGTCGCAACTACACGCTGCGCATGACGCCCATCGAAGGCGGAAAGAAGCTGGAAGTGCGCGGCTCCTTCGGCCCCTTTGGCCGTACGCAAACCTGGACACGCGTCCAGTAA
- a CDS encoding acyl-CoA dehydrogenase C-terminal domain-containing protein — protein sequence MPIYTPPLRDMQFVMHEVFNVVDEFKNLPPHAEVDADTINAVIEEGGKFATDVIFPLNISGDTEGCTLDKATHEVKTPAGFNEAYAKYVEGGWPALSCDTAYGGQGLPFVLNQCMYEMMNSANQAWTMYPGLSHGAYECLHAHGTDEQKKIYLPKLTSGEWTGTMCLTEPHCGTDLGMLRTKAEPQADGSYKITGNKIFISAGEHGMTENIVHLVLARLPDAPVGSKGISLFAVPKFKVNADGSLGERNPIFCGALEHKMGIHGNATAQINIDGAIGSLVGQPNKGLAAMFVMMNAARLGVGNQSLGLTEVAYQNALAYAKDRIQMRSLSGVKAKDKPADPIIVHPDVRKMLLTAKAYAEGGRALAIYCAMLLDKELHHPDEKVRKDSGEMLALLTPIVKAFLTDNGFDATVMCQQVFGGHGYIKESGMEQFVRDARINMIYEGTNTIQSLDLLGRKILGNNGATLKKFGKLVGALVQEEGVNEKMAEFINPVAMLADQMTKFTTELGFRGMQNPDEVGAAAVDYLRVAGHLVFGYFFARMAQVALREIAAGNTDPFYGAKLQTARFYFAKLFPETASLMRTARAGSKPLMETDLALA from the coding sequence ATGCCTATCTACACGCCGCCCCTGCGCGACATGCAATTCGTCATGCATGAGGTGTTCAACGTCGTCGACGAATTCAAGAACCTGCCACCGCATGCGGAAGTCGATGCCGACACCATCAACGCGGTGATCGAAGAAGGCGGCAAGTTCGCCACCGACGTGATCTTCCCGCTCAACATCAGCGGCGATACCGAAGGCTGCACACTCGACAAGGCCACGCACGAGGTCAAGACCCCCGCAGGTTTCAACGAGGCCTATGCCAAGTACGTCGAAGGTGGCTGGCCGGCACTCTCCTGCGACACCGCGTACGGCGGCCAGGGCTTGCCGTTCGTGCTCAACCAGTGCATGTACGAGATGATGAACTCGGCCAACCAGGCCTGGACCATGTACCCCGGCCTCTCGCATGGCGCCTACGAGTGCCTGCACGCGCATGGCACCGATGAGCAGAAGAAGATCTACCTGCCCAAGCTCACCAGCGGCGAGTGGACCGGCACCATGTGCCTGACCGAGCCGCATTGCGGCACCGATCTGGGGATGCTGCGCACCAAGGCCGAGCCGCAAGCCGACGGGAGCTACAAAATCACCGGCAACAAGATTTTCATCAGCGCCGGCGAACACGGCATGACGGAAAACATCGTGCATCTGGTGCTCGCGCGCCTGCCCGATGCACCCGTGGGCAGCAAGGGCATCAGCTTGTTTGCCGTGCCCAAGTTCAAGGTGAACGCCGACGGCAGCCTGGGCGAGCGCAACCCGATTTTCTGCGGCGCGCTGGAGCACAAGATGGGCATCCACGGCAATGCCACGGCGCAGATCAACATCGACGGGGCCATTGGCAGCCTGGTCGGTCAGCCCAACAAGGGCCTGGCTGCCATGTTCGTGATGATGAACGCCGCCCGCCTGGGCGTGGGCAACCAGTCCCTCGGTCTGACTGAAGTGGCGTACCAAAATGCACTGGCCTACGCCAAGGACCGCATCCAGATGCGCAGCCTCTCGGGCGTCAAGGCCAAGGACAAGCCGGCCGATCCGATCATCGTGCACCCCGACGTGCGCAAGATGCTGCTCACCGCCAAGGCCTATGCCGAGGGCGGACGCGCGCTCGCCATCTACTGCGCCATGCTGCTCGACAAAGAGCTGCACCACCCCGACGAGAAGGTGCGCAAGGACTCGGGCGAAATGCTCGCCCTGCTGACCCCCATCGTGAAGGCCTTTCTCACCGACAACGGTTTTGACGCCACCGTGATGTGCCAGCAGGTCTTTGGTGGCCACGGCTACATCAAGGAATCGGGCATGGAGCAGTTCGTGCGCGATGCGCGCATCAACATGATCTACGAAGGCACCAACACCATCCAGTCGCTCGACCTGCTGGGCCGCAAGATCCTGGGCAACAACGGCGCCACACTCAAAAAATTCGGCAAGCTCGTCGGCGCGCTGGTGCAGGAAGAGGGCGTGAACGAGAAGATGGCCGAGTTCATCAACCCCGTCGCCATGCTGGCCGATCAGATGACCAAGTTCACCACCGAACTGGGTTTCCGTGGCATGCAGAACCCCGATGAAGTGGGCGCCGCCGCAGTGGATTACCTGCGTGTGGCCGGCCACCTGGTGTTTGGCTACTTCTTTGCCCGCATGGCCCAGGTGGCGCTGCGCGAAATTGCTGCAGGCAACACCGATCCGTTCTATGGTGCCAAGCTGCAGACCGCGCGCTTCTACTTCGCCAAACTGTTCCCTGAGACGGCCAGCCTGATGCGTACTGCACGCGCTGGCTCCAAGCCGCTGATGGAGACCGATCTGGCGCTGGCCTGA
- a CDS encoding TetR/AcrR family transcriptional regulator has translation MSTVRTKTSASRTPRPRATSARALQKGQQTKAAIVEAALNLATHIGLEGLSIGALADVMGMSKSGVFAHFGSREELQISVVREYHHCFEQEVFYPAMSAPRGVARLRTLFGNWMQRTSVEIDSGCIYISGAVEFDERPGPVRDALAESVMTWHSAMRRAIVQAKERGELRADVDEDQMLFEIHGLILALHYEARFLKNPGSIGRALTGFDNILSRFSAPAPVGGNPATHK, from the coding sequence ATGTCCACTGTACGCACCAAAACCTCAGCCAGCCGCACGCCGCGCCCGCGCGCCACGTCGGCGCGCGCCTTGCAAAAAGGCCAGCAGACCAAGGCGGCCATCGTTGAGGCGGCTCTGAACTTGGCGACCCATATTGGTTTGGAGGGCCTGTCCATTGGCGCGCTGGCCGATGTCATGGGCATGAGCAAGTCGGGCGTCTTCGCCCACTTCGGCTCGCGCGAAGAACTGCAGATTTCCGTGGTGCGCGAATACCACCATTGCTTCGAGCAAGAGGTGTTCTACCCCGCGATGTCGGCGCCGCGCGGCGTCGCACGCTTGCGCACCCTGTTTGGCAACTGGATGCAGCGCACCTCGGTGGAGATCGATTCGGGCTGCATCTATATCAGCGGAGCTGTAGAGTTCGACGAGCGCCCCGGCCCCGTGCGCGACGCTCTGGCTGAATCGGTGATGACCTGGCACAGCGCCATGCGCCGCGCCATTGTTCAGGCCAAGGAGCGCGGCGAACTGCGCGCTGATGTGGACGAAGACCAGATGCTGTTCGAGATTCACGGCCTGATCCTGGCGCTGCACTACGAAGCACGTTTTCTCAAGAACCCCGGTTCGATTGGCCGGGCGCTCACCGGTTTCGACAACATTCTTTCCCGCTTTTCGGCCCCTGCGCCGGTTGGCGGCAACCCTGCAACCCACAAGTAA
- the slmA gene encoding nucleoid occlusion factor SlmA, producing the protein MIDASDRLPEPRLEAPKRRPQPGERRAQILQALAAMLEAPGAERITTAALAARLQVSEAALYRHFASKAQMFDALLDFIEETVFPLSAQILAAENDSPASQASRIVALLLQFCERNPGLARVLAGDALLLEHERLQQRVNQCFERLESQLRQCLRAAAQQAGSPAPTADAQVAASCLIAFCQGRVQRFVRSQFRRLPTEQLDACLAHML; encoded by the coding sequence ATGATCGACGCATCGGACCGCCTGCCAGAGCCCCGCCTTGAGGCCCCCAAGCGCCGTCCCCAACCCGGCGAGCGCCGCGCGCAGATACTGCAGGCTCTGGCGGCCATGCTGGAGGCGCCCGGCGCAGAACGCATCACCACCGCCGCCCTGGCCGCGCGCCTGCAGGTGAGCGAAGCGGCCCTGTACCGCCATTTCGCCAGCAAAGCGCAGATGTTTGATGCGCTGCTCGACTTCATTGAGGAAACCGTGTTTCCTCTCAGCGCGCAGATTCTGGCGGCAGAGAATGACTCGCCGGCGTCGCAGGCTTCGCGTATCGTGGCCTTGCTGCTGCAGTTTTGCGAACGCAATCCCGGTCTGGCCAGGGTTTTGGCAGGTGACGCCCTGCTGCTCGAACACGAGCGCTTGCAGCAGCGCGTGAACCAGTGCTTTGAACGCCTGGAGTCGCAACTGCGCCAGTGCCTGCGTGCCGCCGCGCAGCAAGCAGGCTCGCCCGCGCCCACCGCCGATGCCCAAGTGGCAGCCAGCTGCTTGATTGCTTTTTGCCAGGGCCGCGTGCAGCGTTTTGTGCGATCCCAGTTCAGAAGGCTGCCGACGGAGCAGCTCGATGCCTGCCTTGCACATATGCTCTGA
- a CDS encoding ATP-binding protein produces MTSDLRSRLLLLLVLPLAVLVLVSATLDFRSADDAAAQHDQRLLRLLPALADSVVAGTSAGIGPLLLLAPSVEEFLRRSGPYTAFSVRTVGGELLLGEDWVQGPLPSTPAAEFHSIEFGGVTYRVAVQRGSTDAGELVVALADGSDSRQQWLQQLVLRVLLPNLLLVAAAGLAIHWAVGRAFKPLVDLANKVERRSARDLNPIDASTSPQEVRPLVHALNHLFELVRAQMDSQRRFVADAAHQLRTPLAGLQAQVEAWALLARSGGKDRNFDQKWHPALSQSPSSAITLGVDEIEKLRAATRRTSQLAHQLLALSRADARNVDTASMQRVDLKELCELALGLHLDAAAARGMDLGLEAQPVHATGHDWLLRELLSNLVDNAIKYASPGGRVTIRCGRCMVRGALRAYLEVEDDGPGVSPGEHANVLQRFYRAPGAAGEGTGLGLSIADEIARAHGSTLQLMRGAQERGLLVRLLFVPEPAASAESPKTAMGE; encoded by the coding sequence ATGACGTCCGATTTGCGCAGCCGACTGCTGCTGCTGCTGGTGCTGCCGCTGGCAGTCCTGGTGCTGGTCTCCGCCACGCTGGATTTTCGTTCTGCCGACGACGCAGCCGCGCAGCACGACCAGCGCCTGCTGCGCCTGCTGCCCGCCCTGGCCGATTCCGTGGTGGCGGGCACAAGCGCAGGCATTGGACCTTTGTTGCTCCTGGCGCCCTCAGTGGAAGAATTTTTGCGCCGCAGCGGCCCCTACACGGCATTCTCCGTGCGGACTGTTGGTGGCGAGTTGCTGCTTGGCGAAGACTGGGTGCAGGGGCCCTTGCCAAGCACGCCTGCCGCCGAATTTCACAGCATCGAATTCGGCGGTGTCACTTACCGGGTGGCGGTGCAACGAGGCAGCACCGACGCAGGGGAGCTGGTGGTGGCGTTGGCGGACGGGTCCGACTCGCGCCAGCAATGGTTGCAGCAGCTGGTACTGCGCGTGCTGTTGCCCAATTTGCTGCTGGTGGCCGCTGCCGGACTGGCGATTCACTGGGCCGTGGGCCGCGCTTTCAAGCCTCTGGTGGACCTGGCCAACAAGGTGGAGCGGCGCTCTGCGCGCGACCTCAATCCCATCGATGCCTCGACCTCCCCCCAGGAGGTGCGGCCTCTGGTGCACGCGCTCAACCATTTGTTCGAGCTGGTGCGGGCGCAGATGGACAGCCAGCGCCGTTTCGTTGCCGACGCAGCGCACCAGTTGCGCACACCGCTTGCCGGTCTGCAAGCGCAGGTGGAAGCCTGGGCCTTGCTGGCACGCTCTGGTGGAAAGGATAGAAATTTTGATCAAAAATGGCATCCAGCGCTTTCTCAGTCTCCGTCATCAGCTATTACTTTAGGAGTAGATGAGATCGAAAAACTGCGCGCTGCCACACGCCGTACCTCCCAGCTTGCACACCAGTTGCTCGCGCTTTCGCGCGCTGACGCACGCAACGTCGATACCGCATCCATGCAGCGCGTCGATCTCAAGGAGTTGTGCGAACTCGCGCTGGGCCTGCATCTGGACGCGGCCGCCGCCAGGGGCATGGACCTGGGTCTGGAGGCCCAGCCCGTGCATGCCACAGGCCACGACTGGCTGCTGCGCGAATTGCTCTCCAATCTTGTCGACAACGCCATCAAATACGCTTCGCCGGGCGGCAGGGTCACCATCCGTTGTGGCCGCTGCATGGTGCGCGGCGCCCTGCGCGCCTATCTGGAAGTCGAGGACGATGGGCCGGGCGTCTCTCCTGGCGAGCACGCCAACGTACTGCAGCGGTTCTACCGGGCACCCGGCGCCGCAGGCGAAGGCACGGGGCTGGGTCTCTCCATTGCGGATGAAATCGCACGTGCGCATGGCTCCACCTTGCAACTGATGCGTGGGGCCCAAGAGCGCGGCTTGCTGGTGCGGCTGTTGTTCGTGCCGGAGCCGGCGGCGTCCGCAGAGTCGCCAAAAACCGCCATGGGAGAATGA